Genomic segment of Elusimicrobiota bacterium:
AACAAGAAGCCAAAAATCCCTTTTTTCGTGTGGTGGAGTTGACGGATGAAACGGAAGATCCCGCGGTGTGGGGAAAAAATTTCCCCCAACAGTATGACGCCTACAAACGCACGGTGGATATGGTCCGAACGAAATACGGGGGGTCCGAGGCGCTCCCGCGGACGCCCACCGACGCCGATCCTCGATCGGTGGTGGCCACGTCGCGACTGGAATCCGATCCCCGTTTGAAAACCATGTGGGCGGGATACGCTTTTTCAAAAGATTTCCGAGAAGAACGCGGGCACGCTTACATGTTGGAGGATCAGACTTACACGGAACGTCAACGGGTGGCGCCCCAGCCGGGGACCTGCATGCATTGCCACGCTTCGGTATATGTCCCTTATAAGAAATTGGGGAACGGAGATTTAACCAAAGGCTTTGAAGCCATGAACCAAATGACTTACCCGGAAGCGCGGAAGTTGGTCAATCACCCGGTGGCCTGCATTGACTGCCACGACTCGGCCACGATGCAACTTCGAGTCACCCGGCCGGGATTTTTGGAGGGAATCCGGACGCTTAAGCTTTCTCAAGGGGTGAAAGATTATGACGTGAACCGGGACGCCACGCGTCAAGAGATGCGCTCCTTTGTGTGTGGTCAGTGCCACGTGGAATATTATTTCAAGGGGAAAGAGAAACGGTTGGTTTACCCCTGGCATAAGGGTCTGAAAGCCGAGGAAATGTTGGCCTACTACGATGAAGTTGGCCATAAGGATTGGGTTCACGCGGACACAGGGGCCGAGGTTTTGAAAGTTCAGCACCCGGAATTTGAAATGTGGAGCCAAGGGATTCATTCCCGATCCGGTGTCGCTTGTGCCGATTGCCATATGCCCTACACCCGCATTGGCGCACAGAAGATCTCTGATCACCATGTGCGAAGCCCTCTCTTGAACGTCAGCCGGGCCTGTCTCACATGCCACAAGTTTTCAGAGGATGAAATGAAAGCCCGGGTGGATATCATTCAAACCCGGACTGTTCAATTGCGGGACAAGGCCATGGACGCTCTGGTGGAATTGATCCACGACATCAAGAAAGCCAAAGAGGAGGGGGCCACCGATGAACGCCTGGCCATTCCCCGGAACGCCCAGCGGCAAGCCCAGTTTCGGTTGGATTTTGTAGAGTCGGAAAACTCCAACGGGTTCCACGCCCCCCAAGAGGCGGCTCGCCTGCTCGGGGAATCCATCGATTGGAGCCGGAAAGGGCAGGTGGCTTTACGCGATGGAAAGAAATCGTTGGTTTCGGCGCCGAAATCAACATCCTATTGAGCTGAAAATGATTTTAACTAACGGATACGCCGCCCAGGCTTCGGACGCCCCCCTTACCCCGTTTCAGTTTGAACGGAGGGATCCCGGCCCCCAAGACGTGGTGATCGAAATTCTCTATTGCGGAATTTGTCACAGCGATATCCACTCGGTTCGTAACGAGTGGGCTCATGGGCGGTACCCCATGGTTCCCGGCCATGAGATCGTTGGGCGGGTAAGCCGTTCGGGGGCCGGCGCGACGAAATTTAAACCGGGGAACCTGGTGGGGGTGGGGTGTTTTGTGGATTCCTGCCGGGTGTGTCCACCCTGCAAAGAGGGGACCGAAAATTATTGTGAAAAGGGTCCCCTCTTTACCTACAACGCGGAGGACAAGGCCGGGCAGGTGACCCGGGGAGGCTATTCGTCCCACATCGTGGTGGATGAATCCTACGTCCTGCGTATTCCGTCGGGACTTGACCCCGAACGCGCCGCGCCGCTCCTCTGCGCGGGAATCACCACCTACTCCCCGTTAAAACAGTGGAAGGTCGGCCGTGGCCATCGCCTGGCCGTGGTGGGGTTGGGAGGGTTGGGGCATATGGCGGTGAAGTTTGGGGTTTCTCTGGGAGCTCAGGTGACCGTTATAAGTTCTTCCCCAAGCAAACGGGCCGAAGCGCACCTTTTGGGAGCGCACGACTTTGTGGTCACGAAAGATTTGACCCGAAGGGGAGAACTCCAAAGTTCCTTTGATTTTATCCTGGACACGGTTTCGGCGCCTCATGATATGGATGGGTTGTTGACCCTCCTTCGACGGGAAGGAACCCTCATCCTCGTCGGTGCCTCGCCAGACCCGTTGCCCGTGAGCCCTTTCTCGCTTATTTTTGGAAGAAAAAACATGGCGGGCTCCTTGATCGGCGGAATTCGGGAGACACAAGAGATGTTGGATTTTTGCGCGAAAGCCGGTCTTCAAGCGGACGTGGAAGTGATTCCTTTGTCTCAGGTGAACGAGGCGTACGATCGAGTGGTTCGGGGGGACGTTCGTTACCGCTTTGTGTTGGACCTGAAGACCCTGTAACGACACGATGGACCTCTACTTTGACAACGCGGCCACTTCTTGGCCGAAACCACCCGCCGTCTTAAAAAGTTTTGAGACCTACCAGCGCACCGTGGGCGCGAGCGCCGGTCGCGGGGCTTACCCCCGGGCCCAGGCCTCGGGATCGATACTCGCGGCCTGCCGGAAGGCGTTGGCGGTTCTGGTCAACGCCCCGGACCCGGAACGAGTGATTTTTACACTCAATTGTTCGGATGCCCTCAATATGGCTATTCAGGGGATCCCCTGGCGACGCGGGGATCGTGTTCTTGTCACACCTTTTGAACACAACTCAGTGCTTCGCCCTCTCCACGCGTTGAAGGCGAGGAGGGGGATCCTCATCGATTGTTTGCCCGTTGATCCGGAGGGGCGGGTTCGGTTGGAGAAATTGTCCGTAAGCCTTCGCCCGAGGACAAAGTTGGTGGCCTGTGTGCACGCTTCAAACGTGACGGGAGTGATCCAACCCGTGGCGGAAGTGGGGGCTTTCGCTCGAAGAAAAGGGATCCCCTTTCTGGTGGATGCCGCTCAATCGGCTGGTGCGATTCCCTTGGACATGGGCGCGATGAAAATTGATCTTTTGGCTTTTCCCGGACACAAAGGGCTCTTGGGGCCTCTGGGTACTGGGGCCCTTGTCCTTTCAGAAAACATGGATCTGGAACCTTATCGGCAGGGGGGGACCGGCAGTCTCTCCGAGCTGGAAGTTCAGCCCCTGTTTTACCCGGATCGGCTGGAAACAGGCAGTCATAATGCCCCGGGGTTGTTGGGTTTATGGAAAGGGGTACAGTATGTCGCCCAGCGGGGCGTGGCCTCGATCCGGAGGCATGAACGGGCCCTCCTTAACCAATTCCGGGAAGGGATCGACACGATTCCTCAAATACGGTATATTGGTCCTTCCAAGTCCACCCACCAGGTGGCGGTTGTCTCCCTTCTCTTGGCGAATGAAGACCCTCGGCTTTCCGCGGCCCGGTTGTGGAAAAAAGGGCGGGTGATGGTTCGGGCCGGTCTTCACTGTGCCCCTTGGGCTCACAAACAGATGGGGACTTTTCCCCAGGGGACGTTTCGATTTTCGTTTGGGCCGTATGTCACTTCGGCGCAGATCGATCGCGCGTTGGGCGCGCTTCGGGGCCTGGCCCGTGGGACATAAGGTGTTCCGATAGATTCCCAGAAGAGCCATCGATCACAGTTTTTGGCGTTTTAGCCGATAAGTTATAAAATCCCTCTTGAAGGGGATGGCCCACGGGGAGACGTGTGCCCTTAAAATCTTTAGCGGAGAGCGACGAAGGGAGAAACCAATGAACCCGAAAGACACCAACGAAGAAGCGCGCATCATCCAGTACATCAACTTGAAGCTGGCGGCCCGGGGGCAGGCGACCTACGGGGGCGTTTCCGGGGATCTCTTGGAAGTGGCCTGGCCCCTGTTGCAAAACCATCAGGAAAAAAGCCGATTGTTGGCGGGACATCTTTGTCCGCCGGACCGACGTATCCAAGATTTCCTTGACGCCTATTTGCATGAGCCGGAGGGATTGGAGCCTGTGTCTCTTCCCCATTTGACGTTCACGTTGGATCGGCCCGGTTTGGCCCGAACGCTTTCCCTTCCCCCGGACCAAGACGAGTTTTCATCTTCGATCATCCACACGTATCGAGTGAAACAGGGTATTCTGCACAATCCCAAAAGTGATCGACGGACAACCGCGGGCGTGTTTCACGTGGCCGAGGGTGGGTTTGCGGTTCCCTGGGATAAGAAGGCTGTTCCCAAGGTCGCGTTTCGGAACCTTTTTGCGGCGGCGGTACAACCCCCGGAGGACAACAAAATTCTTCCGTTCACCTCGAGCCAAAAGGAGAAAGTTCGCGTATGGGTGTCCCTTCTCCTCCGTCCACTGGTCTGCCCCGCCGTTCCGGGGCTTCGTCCTGAAAAACGAACGGAGGTCCGCTTCTTTGCTCCGGGATCGTTGATCAGCAACCTCGATTTCCTGGAGCGCATTTTTGGGAACGCGGGCGATCCCTCCCTTCCCGCCAACGATGCCGCCCTTGATATCGATGGGTGGACCGGACACACGGGGTGCGTTATTTTGGCTCCCCACTTGATTACGTTAAAGAAAAAAGACCTCGGGTTACCCACTCGGGACCAAGCCACTGAGCGTCAAAAAAGAGATGGCATGTGTTGGGACCATCCCGACGACCTTTACAATGACGGACAAGCCTTTAAGATTACCGCGCGGGATGAGCGGGGCGTGATGGTCACCCTGATTGCAGATAATTATTTTGGGTACTGCAAGAAGGAAGTGAAGACGCAGATCAGTTACTCCGCCAATCTTTACGGTTGGGCTGAGGAAGAGCACGCCGGTGGAGCGATCGCGTTTTCCAGTTACGACCTCGGGGTTCGGTTTGCCCAGGAAGTCCGGGCGCTCCCGCAAAACGGTTTTACTTTCGCCGATATTGCCAAAAATTACGGAGACCTTATGGAGGTCCAACCTGAAGGATATGGGGTGGATCGCCGGTTTCCGGACGTTCTCTATGTCCCGGAGGACGCGGTGTTCGACATGACCTCGAAAACCGTCTCCTGGGAGTGGGACGGTGTGAAACGGTCCCTTCAACTCATCGCGCGAAACGTTTATATTCTTCCCAATGGGTACAAAGTGTTTCTGTCTCACTCGGTAGGGGGGCAAGGATGGCATTTGCGAGGCACCTCGGCCGAAGGAACGGTCTGTCATAAGCCCAGCACCGTCAGCGGTGGGGGAAAGTCGGAAATTTCAAAATCGATTGAGGACGCCATGGTTCAAGGGCCCGTGTTTGTGGCGGATTTTCCCAAAGACATGGACAGAGTGGAAGCCATTATTCGCCGGTCCTATGAGGACCGTTTCAAAGATCGTCAACTGGTTAAGAACCCTTCCCGACCGATATTGGGTGTTGATCGATCCCTGGGTTCAGTGATTAAACTATTAACTCCAGCGGCGTCTTACAGTAACGAATTCAACGAGTGGCTTCGTTCCATTCCGTCGTATATCAAGGATCTGGTTTTCATAGTCAAACGTTTTTACCATTCCGATTGGGGAACCGATTGGCGCAGTCATTTCAGTGTGGACATGGTGAACGGTACGTCGGGCCATGAATTAAAGTTGGACGGGCGTCGCTTGCGGGCCACCTATCTTCGGGTGGGTTTTGAGCGGGACGGATCCCGCCGGATCTGTCGCGTGCGCCAGGATTTTTCTCCCACAGAAAAAGTGCAGACCGAAGATGACATCACGGCCTCCGTGGTTGTTCCGCGCGAGTCCATCGTTGGGTTGCGTGCGGGGGAAATTCACCCGAGCGTTAAAATTGTGACCAATTGCGAACGACGCTTGTTTCAGCGCCCGGATGAGGCGATTCATCCCGGATATGACAAACAAGCTGAGGCGGATTTGTCTGGGAACGAGGTGTTCCTCTCCAACTGGGAACCCATGGGCCCGGCGGAAGCGCGGACCTTGGTGGATGACGCTCTCTCCTTTGAGCTGTTCACGGCCCCGGTTCGGGATCTATTTCATCGGTTCCTGGCCGATGGAAAACCAGCCTATATCGTGTCGTCCGCTCGACCGCGCATCGTTGATGGGAAGCCCTCCAAGAATCCCCGGTATTTGCAGGAACGTCCCGACTTGATGAACCCACGGTTGGTGCACGTCTCTGAAATGGGGACCCGTTTGTATCGAAAGATCCCCATGGGAAAACCTGTCCCCTGGGTGGTGGACGCGGTGCTGCCCGCGCGGCGGAACAATCCCCCCGAAAACACGAAAAAAGGCATAGGAGCACCACCACTCTGCGTCTACAATCCGATTCATTTCGAGGAACTTCCTGAACTGTTTATGGATTTTGTTTGCAGTCTCACAGGGAAATCTCCTTCAACGACGGGTTTCGGGTCTGAGGGGGCTTTAACGAAAGGCCCATTCAACGCTCTTCCGCCGGTGATTGACCTGAACAACGCGATGGTCTCCTATATTTTGACCGGGTATCAAGGGTTCACGACCGCCGCGGGTCATGTGGGGCCCCATATTCAAGTGGACCACGACATCAGTTTGCTGGTCCCCGAAATCTGGGCCCGTTTGAGCGCCGAAGAGCTGGATCCAGCGTTCCTCATTCGAGAAGGGTATTTGGAACCTGTCTCGGACTTTGTTCATGAGGGTAAAACGGTTTTGGCCAGCCGGTTGGGGTATCGGATCACCGATAAATTTGTGCGTGGATTCCTTGGAAGAATTTTCAATAACCCGACCATCGTGTTCACTCCGGAAATGTTGCAGCCGGAATTGCAGGATCTGGGCGTTTTTGTCCAAGGGGTGAACGCCATTGTCGAGGCTCAGCAGCGTGTGGCGGAAGACTATTTTTCTGACGGCAGCGTAGCCCTGGCCTGCCCGCCGTTGAAGGCACTCTTACATATAATGGCGAAGGGAAGCTTTGAAGGGAAAGGGCCCTCTCATCCGGACGTTCGAGCCCTTTTTGACCGTAAAAATCTGCTCAAGAGCGACTGGTATCAGGCCCGTCTTTCCGCTCAACAGAAAAAAGACATCGCTCTCTGGCAGCGCCACGTGAAGCATATGGAGGCGTCGCTCAAATCCTTTCCTCCCGAAGAGTATCCTCTGATGGGCATTGACGATCGATGGGCTCACGCTAAAAAGATGTTGGCCGAAGTCAAAAGTCCCGCTTATCGGGAGTCCCTCGTGGGGTGCCTTGGCGTCGATCCAGCTTCTCTTTCTTCCAAATAGGGCTCACGTTTTTACCCGTATTTGATTTGGGTCAAGGTGAGGTGTGAGAAAATTTACAAAACCGTTACAATTCCTTAAGGTGTATTGTTGGTGTTTTTCGGTAAAGTGTTGGCATGTTGATCCTTCCCGGTCAATTCAAAAGGGTGACGGTTGCCATTCTTTCCGTTTCCCTGTTTTTTTCTCAATGTCTTTTTGCCTACCAATCTGAAAATGGATTTTGGGAAGACCGGCGGAGAGCCACCCAGCGGCAATCTCCAACCCAATTGGCCTCCCGGTCCATGGGATCTCCTTCCCTGGGAGGGGGCGCATTGGCCCCTGTTCCGATCCTCAATTCTTCTCTTTCCTCTAACGTTTCGAAATCACTTCCGAAAAGTTTTTTAAAAGACCACGCCAACCTTTTGGCGGTGCTGTCTCCCGCATTTGGAAATATCCGAAAAGTATCTCTCGGGCACCCCTCTCCCTTTTCCGGCCCCGTGGTCATTCATATTCAAGACGTTCATATGAATCAAGAGGCCCAGTGGAATATCCGCGAAACGGTTCGATCGTTAATTCAGTCGGGCCAGGTGGGCTTGGTGGCTTTGGAAGGAGCCACAGAGGAACTGAACCTCCAACCTTTTGTGGATTTTCCCTATCGAAGAGCCGTTAAGTCAACGGCGGATTACCTCCTCAAGCAGAACAAAATCACCGGCCCCATTCACGCGGCTTTCACCGCAACGGGAAAACTGCCTCTCCTACGCGGAATTGATGATCCTGCCCACTATCAAGCCAACGTCCAGGCCTACAAAGATTCCGCTCCGCGGTTGCTGAAAATGCGCGAAGAAGTCCACGTTTTATCGATTCAGATCGAAGCTGAGAAAGGAGTTGTTTTTTCTCCCACCTTACGTGCGTTTGACCAGAAAGTCCGAGCTTACAGGGCAGAAAAAATGGCCCTGGGGGACTATGTTCGGACCCTCATGGAAGTGGGGGGCGATTCTCCTGTCCCAATCGCCCTCCGCCATTTTGGCGAGGCGTTGGAAATGGAACGCACACTCAACTTCTCTCAGGTGGAGCTTGAGCGGGCCAAGGTAATCGAAGGACTAACGCAAAAACTGGATCCTCAAGAAACCAAAACGATGATGGCCCTAAGCCTGGCTTATCGGGCCGGGCAACTCAACTACGCCGAATTTTATACGCAATTGAGGGAAACGTGCCGGGCGAAGGGGCTCTCCTTGTCGAATTATCCTGCCCTGGATGCCTACGTTCGCTATGTGCTTCTGGCTGAGGGAATCGATGCTGAACAGTTATTGGAAGAGATCTCGATCCAGGAAAAACGTGCCTATGATCGATTGGCGGCAACGTCGGAAGAAAAAGATTTGATCGCCCGGTCCCGTGAACTCTGGTTAACCGAAAAGTTGTTGGATTTTTCCCTGACACCAGCGGAATGGAAAGAATACGATACCACCGTTTCCAGGCCGGGGCGGGAGAATCTGCTTTCGTTCGAGTCGTTCTATCGGGAAGCCCATGCCCGTGACGGCGCCATGGCGGATAATCTCCTGAACGCTGTGGGGCAAATGCCCCAGGGGAAAAGGGTCTCCATCTTGGTTACCGGTGGATATCACGCGGAAGGGATTGCCAAAAAATTAACAGAAAGTGGAACCACGGTCATTTCCTACGTTCCGAAAATCGAAAAAATTGACACGACCCAGGGATCGGCCTACCTCAGTGTTTTCAGTCAAGAGAAATCCCCATTGGAAAAGCTGTTTTCTGGGAATAAATTATTCTTAGGCATCAACCCTGCGGCGGGTGTGCCGTCAGCGGCTGTGTTGTCTTCGTCTTTAGCCCAGTTGGAAGGAATTGCTTCGGAGGACCTGGAAAAAATATCTGGCTATGTAAATGAATTTCACCCGGGCATGAAATTATCACTTAAAGATCCTCATCAAATGCCGGACAGTGGATGGATGGCTGAGGTCCATGTTCAGGTCGGGGACGAAGAAAAGAGTTTTACGCTCATAACAGATCACGAATTCCGTATTAAATCATTCAACTTAACCGAAAATGAGGAACGCCCGCCTTTCGCTTGGCTTACGGAAGTTCTCATCCCTGTTCATCACTTTCTCCAGGGCCACGCGGTCAACTTATGGCTCCGTGAAGGGAAATCCCCTGAGAGTTTTCAATCTTCATTCTTGGCTGCCCGTGAAACTTCCCTTTCTCGTTTAGTTAAGCAAACCTTGGCGGCGCGCAAATTACTCCGATCACAAATAAATGCTAACGGAAGGGCGACCGGCTGGATGGGGGTGGGGATTTCTTGGGGGATCGGAGCGGGGGTGGGATTCGTTCGAAAGTGGTGGGGGAAAACTGAAAAAGGGGAAACCCCTTTCTCCTACGCAAGGCATTTTGTTTCCTGGAATCGGGGATTAAACGCGTCTCGTTCGGAAGATGGGGTGAACGCCTTGGTGTCTGTTTCGGCGGGAGGGTTGGCGGGGCAGACGTGGATGGGTATGGCGTTGGACCCTTCTTTTCTTTTTGTGTGTATTTGGTTTTTGTTGTTTGTGGCGTCGCACTATGAGAAAAGAACAGGCGAAGGGAAAAAATCCTCGCTTGAAAAGCTAACCGGGCAGGCCCCCAGTTTCAGCAAAGCCATACAATTGTTCGGGTTTTATCTTCTTCCCCTTTCGTCCTCGGTGTACATGGGGGCGTCTTCGGTGCCCCTGGGCTGGATTCTTTTGGTGGTCTTCCTCTATTTTCTTCTCATTCGGCGGGTGCATGATCAGATCAATAAAGAAAATGGGGTTCATTTAGGGGCATGGGGAACCTATTCCAATTTCCTTTTCCCAGCGTCAGCGGCCTACTGGTATGCGCGGTGGAGCGGGAAGGACGCCCAGGAGGCCCATGGGATCGGTCGGAAATGGATCTTTCTGGAAGGGGTCCCGTTGATTGGTTTGATACTGATGGGTGGCTTATCTTCAGGTTTGGGAGAAGAAAGCGTGCTCTGGTTCGGTATCGATCCCGTTTTGGGGTCTTTGGCTCTTTTAGGGCACTTTGGGATTGCCTGGGGTCGATTCGCAATGATGGCCCGGGTGGAAACGATGCAAGGGGAATCCCCACCGGCGGTGGGGGCCGTGACGCGTTACCTTATTTTGTTTGGATTGTTCTTGGTCCCCGGAGGTCTCTTCATTGGGTTGTTCGTTAACTTGGTCGTGGCTCTTTTGCAATGGGACGCGGATGGGCGCGTTCCTTCTACTAAAACACCCTGGTCTCCGGAAATCACACGAAAAGGGTATCAGATCCACTTGGTCGACTCGGATCAGTTGGAGGGATCACAGGATAAATGGCTTTCGGTCCGGGCGGTCATCACGCGAATTGGCCCTGACGGTGAGATCCAGTACCTGTTGGTGAAAAACCCTAGTGATCGATGGGAGTTTCCGGGCGGGGGAGGGGCTGAGGGGGAGTCTCCCACAGAGGCATTGAAAAGAGAACTGAAAGAAGAATTGGGGGAGCCGTTTGCACAGGATGTGGTCCAATTTCTTACCGAAACAAATGAAAATAAAAAAAATAAACCGTTAATTACTCATGATTTAATGAAACCCAATAAAAATAAAGAATATAGATCAGTTTATCTTGAAATTTTCCCCCTAAATAAAAAGAAACACTCTTCTGTCCATATTAATGATGAGTCTTTGAGTAGTCGTTGGTTGAGTTACGAGAGAATGAAAATTGAACTCCCTTCGTTGACATTGGCGACGCGGATGTCGTTTCTCCCCGAAGTTTTTTTGCGCGAGTTTGGGATTGAAGGAGTGGTGTCCATGTCGCCTTTATTTGGCGACCCAGGAGC
This window contains:
- a CDS encoding NUDIX domain-containing protein, with translation MLILPGQFKRVTVAILSVSLFFSQCLFAYQSENGFWEDRRRATQRQSPTQLASRSMGSPSLGGGALAPVPILNSSLSSNVSKSLPKSFLKDHANLLAVLSPAFGNIRKVSLGHPSPFSGPVVIHIQDVHMNQEAQWNIRETVRSLIQSGQVGLVALEGATEELNLQPFVDFPYRRAVKSTADYLLKQNKITGPIHAAFTATGKLPLLRGIDDPAHYQANVQAYKDSAPRLLKMREEVHVLSIQIEAEKGVVFSPTLRAFDQKVRAYRAEKMALGDYVRTLMEVGGDSPVPIALRHFGEALEMERTLNFSQVELERAKVIEGLTQKLDPQETKTMMALSLAYRAGQLNYAEFYTQLRETCRAKGLSLSNYPALDAYVRYVLLAEGIDAEQLLEEISIQEKRAYDRLAATSEEKDLIARSRELWLTEKLLDFSLTPAEWKEYDTTVSRPGRENLLSFESFYREAHARDGAMADNLLNAVGQMPQGKRVSILVTGGYHAEGIAKKLTESGTTVISYVPKIEKIDTTQGSAYLSVFSQEKSPLEKLFSGNKLFLGINPAAGVPSAAVLSSSLAQLEGIASEDLEKISGYVNEFHPGMKLSLKDPHQMPDSGWMAEVHVQVGDEEKSFTLITDHEFRIKSFNLTENEERPPFAWLTEVLIPVHHFLQGHAVNLWLREGKSPESFQSSFLAARETSLSRLVKQTLAARKLLRSQINANGRATGWMGVGISWGIGAGVGFVRKWWGKTEKGETPFSYARHFVSWNRGLNASRSEDGVNALVSVSAGGLAGQTWMGMALDPSFLFVCIWFLLFVASHYEKRTGEGKKSSLEKLTGQAPSFSKAIQLFGFYLLPLSSSVYMGASSVPLGWILLVVFLYFLLIRRVHDQINKENGVHLGAWGTYSNFLFPASAAYWYARWSGKDAQEAHGIGRKWIFLEGVPLIGLILMGGLSSGLGEESVLWFGIDPVLGSLALLGHFGIAWGRFAMMARVETMQGESPPAVGAVTRYLILFGLFLVPGGLFIGLFVNLVVALLQWDADGRVPSTKTPWSPEITRKGYQIHLVDSDQLEGSQDKWLSVRAVITRIGPDGEIQYLLVKNPSDRWEFPGGGGAEGESPTEALKRELKEELGEPFAQDVVQFLTETNENKKNKPLITHDLMKPNKNKEYRSVYLEIFPLNKKKHSSVHINDESLSSRWLSYERMKIELPSLTLATRMSFLPEVFLREFGIEGVVSMSPLFGDPGALLVETKTKNYVFRKAGKDASEAAFNSAVQAHLFKNGILVRELIKRQGSEESEEKFILRLGNVPFVLERYGDEGEPIKKSDAEEKHYIALGALAAQVQKALKSFPKNLSPDRRLPRFEEMVNPTVVLGLSFWNVGFSINEDGSVSVSRIRVFDRPHWGDRLEEIVNLAFEVEAPGLLQELVTAYAYQINPELTDSEVRSLNGPNQKANMRVAFSGYMAAKRLADERINNAKKMSPSSLSWFWMNFPSHVSILDDLLRKAPWESVFLVVGMGGAVMANLLLGASIFWVLAASLLAGVLGYSHTWGTYGFVDGKMKRVVGALSGNKAVSWWLWTSIFGALLLGVGPMVPAEALGWVLGGGTWAAAWVGVVVHRRGNREWLVDHLDNGNLTPAQKNIARDILKNLEQRPIRLGVEEFRAMVMQTAETYSRGQGSLAIDVHAPAASLGQGIKLYFVDPVAVRSSENVEKLTWMMKADKNLYVVAGNSIDGLPSDRVLVVEGAFQSVGGKDNPLFDVSLKEVRVPILDRFKNPSFRILQTPLIQLNGDNLVPEDPLLVASKNALIFILESMRAFPSTAFHWGDVLHVYRALAESA
- a CDS encoding ammonia-forming cytochrome c nitrite reductase subunit c552, which encodes MNATKGWKLYAGGLVLAVLSTAGVTALLVDIFEKKQEAKNPFFRVVELTDETEDPAVWGKNFPQQYDAYKRTVDMVRTKYGGSEALPRTPTDADPRSVVATSRLESDPRLKTMWAGYAFSKDFREERGHAYMLEDQTYTERQRVAPQPGTCMHCHASVYVPYKKLGNGDLTKGFEAMNQMTYPEARKLVNHPVACIDCHDSATMQLRVTRPGFLEGIRTLKLSQGVKDYDVNRDATRQEMRSFVCGQCHVEYYFKGKEKRLVYPWHKGLKAEEMLAYYDEVGHKDWVHADTGAEVLKVQHPEFEMWSQGIHSRSGVACADCHMPYTRIGAQKISDHHVRSPLLNVSRACLTCHKFSEDEMKARVDIIQTRTVQLRDKAMDALVELIHDIKKAKEEGATDERLAIPRNAQRQAQFRLDFVESENSNGFHAPQEAARLLGESIDWSRKGQVALRDGKKSLVSAPKSTSY
- a CDS encoding NAD(P)-dependent alcohol dehydrogenase; translation: MILTNGYAAQASDAPLTPFQFERRDPGPQDVVIEILYCGICHSDIHSVRNEWAHGRYPMVPGHEIVGRVSRSGAGATKFKPGNLVGVGCFVDSCRVCPPCKEGTENYCEKGPLFTYNAEDKAGQVTRGGYSSHIVVDESYVLRIPSGLDPERAAPLLCAGITTYSPLKQWKVGRGHRLAVVGLGGLGHMAVKFGVSLGAQVTVISSSPSKRAEAHLLGAHDFVVTKDLTRRGELQSSFDFILDTVSAPHDMDGLLTLLRREGTLILVGASPDPLPVSPFSLIFGRKNMAGSLIGGIRETQEMLDFCAKAGLQADVEVIPLSQVNEAYDRVVRGDVRYRFVLDLKTL
- a CDS encoding aminotransferase class V-fold PLP-dependent enzyme, producing MDLYFDNAATSWPKPPAVLKSFETYQRTVGASAGRGAYPRAQASGSILAACRKALAVLVNAPDPERVIFTLNCSDALNMAIQGIPWRRGDRVLVTPFEHNSVLRPLHALKARRGILIDCLPVDPEGRVRLEKLSVSLRPRTKLVACVHASNVTGVIQPVAEVGAFARRKGIPFLVDAAQSAGAIPLDMGAMKIDLLAFPGHKGLLGPLGTGALVLSENMDLEPYRQGGTGSLSELEVQPLFYPDRLETGSHNAPGLLGLWKGVQYVAQRGVASIRRHERALLNQFREGIDTIPQIRYIGPSKSTHQVAVVSLLLANEDPRLSAARLWKKGRVMVRAGLHCAPWAHKQMGTFPQGTFRFSFGPYVTSAQIDRALGALRGLARGT